A section of the Castanea sativa cultivar Marrone di Chiusa Pesio chromosome 12, ASM4071231v1 genome encodes:
- the LOC142621109 gene encoding uncharacterized protein LOC142621109 produces the protein MFKKAVEAKSHQRLSGADRKKLKRTVRDRFPAASDADIDALFPPKAEITVAKFQNRVHVYAIEGGFPMFFDVDGRGTEIYPTVFALWKVPELLPVFMLKGGEVSRFIIGGADLMFPGISVPVEGLPSFLAGETWAVKVPGNPAPIAVGATTMSSTEALKAGLRGKALRITHHYHDILWESVEGRHVPNAGFFEDVVFEDPGLLQSGQASDSCEGSTDVSNGQRNGDDNIEVGENVDVTDVFDETSHASSSSKQIDVDNATAEEIIGGVGDLKVTDNVLSEDLNVQHTLSTEDVDALLDKCLLQALHTTIKDKDLPMPGSTLWANHVLPCRPSGITLDIKKSSHKKLSKWLQAKSSMGLISVKEDKYKREVMLLSVNRNNVEYSSFKPEKRQVQKNDQISDHAANESRSNKVLDVAEIYKPSVHVNPIFASVGADTGNLYSASEATDIVFKYVEKENLVKPTDRSIVVLDPILCDALFKGAIKKGSRYPTEIHKKDLGAAFISRMQPHHIVTRGSESVVRKGALKAIQILTERRQGNKKVTKLSGMESFLMDAEALASELQKKFACSTSVTELPGKKGHEVLVQGGVIDDLAKHLVEQYGIPKRYIEVLDKTRR, from the exons ATGTTCAAGAAGGCAGTGGAGGCAAAGTCACACCAGAGACTGTCAGGGGCGGATAGGAAGAAGCTTAAACGCACCGTCAGAGACCGTTTCCCCGCAGCCTCGGATGCCGACATCGACGCTTTGTTCCCTCCCAag GCTGAGATAACTGTTGCGAAGTTTCAAAATCGAGTCCATGTATATGCTATAGAAGGAGGCTTTCCTATGTTTTTTGATGTTGATGGGCGAGGCACAGAAATATATCCCACAG TGTTTGCTCTATGGAAGGTTCCTGAACTCTTGCCTGTTTTCATGTTAAAGGGGGGTGAGGTTTCACGATTCATCATTGGAGGGGCAGATTTGATGTTTCCTGGTATCAGTGTACCTGTAGAAGGTCTACCTTCATTTCTAGCTGGGGAaacatgggctgtaaaagtccctGGTAATCCAGCTCCCATTGCG GTAGGGGCAACCACTATGAGCAGCACTGAAGCCTTAAAAGCTGGGCTGCGGGGGAAGGCATTGAGAATCACTCACCATTATCATGACATACTATG GGAATCAGTTGAGGGCCGCCATGTGCCAAATGCTGGCTTTTTTGAAGATGTTGTGTTTGAGGATCCTGGTTTACTGCAGTCTGGACAAGCTTCTGATTCATGTGAAGGTTCTACTGATGTGTCAAATGGACAGCGGAATGGTGATGATAACATTGAAGTTGGAGAAAATGTTGATGTAACTGATGTCTTTGATGAAACTAGTCATGCTTCAAGTTCGTCAAAACAGATTGATGTCGACAATGCTACTGCTGAAGAAATAATTGGCGGTGTTGGTGATTTGAAGGTGACAGACAACGTTTTATCTGAGGATTTGAATGTCCAACATACTCTATCCACTGAAGATGTGGATGCCCTTTTGGATAAATGCCTTTTGCAAGCCTTGCATACAACAATTAAAGACAAAGATCTTCCCATGCCTGGCAGTACACTATG GGCAAACCATGTATTACCTTGTAGGCCTTCAGGAATCACTCTAGACATCAAGAAATCATCCCATAAGAAATTATCGAAGTGGTTACAAGCTAAATCGTCTATGGGACTG ATTTCCGTAAAAGAAGATAAATATAAAAGGGAGGTTATGTTATTGTCTGTTAACCGCAATAATGTGGAGTACTCATCCTTCAAGCCTGAGAAACGACAAGTACAGAAAAATGATCAGATCAGTGATCATGCTGCTAATGAAAGTCGGTCAAATAAAGTGCTTGATGTGGCAGAAATCTATAAACCAAGTGTACATGTCAATCCCATTTTTGCTTCTGTAGGAGCTGATACAGGAAACCTTTATAGTGCCTCAGAAGCCACTGATATTGTTTTCAAATATGTTGAGAAAGAAAATCTGGTGAAGCCTACAGACAGGTCCATTGTAGTTCTGGATCCCATATTATGTGATGCACTGTTCAAGGGGGCCATAAAAAAAGGATCAAGGTACCCAACAGAAATTCATAAAAAAGATTTAGGGGCGGCATTCATAAGCCGGATGCAACCTCACCACATTGTGACAAGAGGAAGCGAGTCAGTTGTTCGTAAAGGTGCTCTGAAAGCAATTCAGATATTGACAGAACGGCGGCAAGGTAACAAAAAGGTGACTAAACTTTCAGGGATGGAATCATTTTTGATGGATGCTGAAGCATTGGCATCGGAGCTTCAGAAAAAGTTTGCTTGCAGTACATCAGTGACAGAATTACCAG gtAAGAAAGGACATGAGGTTTTGGTACAAGGTGGAGTGATTGATGATCTTGCGAAACATCTAGTTGAACAATATGGAATCCCTAAGAGATACATTGAAGTTCTTGATAAAACCAGGAGATGA
- the LOC142618236 gene encoding putative carboxylesterase 18 — protein MAQKQQPMLSPHLPWKVRLLLSIYSFAVNNSLNSNGTVNRTFLNLFDLKSSPSKNPINGVKSFDITVDPSRELWFRLYTPTTTTTTATSLPIIIYFHGGGFILMAANSNLFDKFCRRLAQEIPSIIVSVNYRLAPEHKYPCQYEDGFDVLKFIDEENLEHFPQNANLKQCFLAGDSAGGNIAHHVALKASESKFLKLRVTGLIALQPFFGGEERTESENKLDRAPALKVEHTDWFWKAFLPEGSNRDHATANVFGPNSVDISRVNFPATIVFVGGFDPLQDWQKKYYEGLHKAGKEAYLIEYENAIHSFYAFPDFPEHSLMIREVRDFMQKQSCK, from the coding sequence ATGGCGCAGAAACAGCAACCAATGTTATCACCACACCTTCCATGGAAGGTCCGTCTCCTCCTTTCCATTTACTCCTTTGCCGTTAACAACTCTCTCAATTCAAACGGCACTGTCAACCGTACTTTCCTGAACCTCTTCGACCTCAAATCCTCTCCTTCCAAAAACCCCATCAATGGAGTCAAAAGCTTTGATATCACAGTCGACCCCTCACGCGAACTTTGGTTCCGTCTCTACACACCCACCACTACCACAACCACAGCAACCAGCCTCCCCATCATTATCTACTTCCATGGAGGTGGCTTTATTTTAATGGCAGCCAATTCAAACCTCTTTGACAAGTTTTGCCGAAGACTCGCTCAAGAAATCCCCTCCATTATCGTCTCTGTCAACTACAGGCTTGCACCGGAGCATAAGTATCCATGCCAATACGAGGATGGCTTCGACGTCTTAAAGTTCATTGATGAAGAAAACTTGGAACACTTTCCTCAAAATGCTAATCTGAAGCAGTGTTTTCTCGCTGGAGACAGCGCAGGAGGCAATATAGCGCACCATGTGGCACTCAAAGCAAGTGAGTCCAAGTTTCTTAAGCTGCGAGTTACTGGACTTATAGCTTTGCAGCCATTTTTTGGTGGAGAAGAACGCACAGAATCTGAGAACAAACTTGATAGAGCTCCAGCACTTAAGGTGGAACATACAGACTGGTTTTGGAAGGCTTTTTTACCAGAAGGCTCGAACCGAGACCATGCAACCGCTAATGTTTTCGGGCCAAATTCAGTTGATATTTCCAGAGTGAATTTCCCAGCGACGATTGTGTTTGTTGGAGGGTTTGACCCTTTACAGGATTGGCAAAAGAAGTACTATGAGGGGTTGCACAAAGCTGGGAAAGAAGCGTATTTGATCGAGTATGAGAATGCGATTCACTCATTTTATGCTTTTCCTGATTTTCCAGAGCATTCTTTGATGATTAGGGAGGTGAGGGATTTCATGCAAAAGCAATCATGCAAGTGA